The following nucleotide sequence is from Ignavibacteriales bacterium.
AATAATTCCCCCCAAAAAAATTCTATTCCCGTGATGCCAGGGGGTGCCTAATCAAATCGACCTTGATTGATCTGGCTATATCAGACCCCAGCGGGTGGTCTTTATTTTATCGGCCATGGTGGATTTGAAGTTAATTTGATTTTAAATTGGGCCAGGTTTACTGATCGATCAAGAATTATTTTATTCTCTTGCTTTTTTATTTATTAAAGAGGTTAGGCGGCACGACGACGTACAACTCTTATAAGATAAATGAAAACAAGAAGATTAAATAGTAATGTTAACCCACGTGAATATGTGGCTCTTATGTAGATTTCATATAGTTCAAATGGCAGAAAAGAACCTGTTGCAATAACAGTTAGGTACTCGGCCCATCGCTTTTCAAACCACAGTCCTATCCCTTCGATCATAAATAGAATAGCATAAAGGAATGCGCCGATTCCCAAAGCTTCCAATTGGGTTGGCTTTAGCCCAATGATCTTCGACAGACCGGACAATATAAAATCTCGAGTGTAATTCCATGTAAAAGAACCCACCCAATGAGTTAGCCTTTGGCCTACAACTGGGTTAAGAAGTCTAAAGGCCCCGAATCCTAAACAAATCAGAAGTACAGCCTTGAGTAATTTGAAAACCGCAATCGTCCTAATTAGCCGACTTGTACCCTTTTTTGACGGGCTTGAAGATTTAGATACGAGCACAGAAGTCCTTGATTGATTTTATGGTTTTTAGATGCTGCCAGACCGGCTAACGAATGAAAAACTTTTGGGTTGTTTCATTTATATTTTATTGCCTATTGACTAAATCCTTTTATAAGCGGTTAGGCTCTATATCTTAATTTTTTCTATCAAA
It contains:
- a CDS encoding DUF2127 domain-containing protein, translating into MLVSKSSSPSKKGTSRLIRTIAVFKLLKAVLLICLGFGAFRLLNPVVGQRLTHWVGSFTWNYTRDFILSGLSKIIGLKPTQLEALGIGAFLYAILFMIEGIGLWFEKRWAEYLTVIATGSFLPFELYEIYIRATYSRGLTLLFNLLVFIYLIRVVRRRAA